The Mytilus trossulus isolate FHL-02 chromosome 3, PNRI_Mtr1.1.1.hap1, whole genome shotgun sequence genome contains a region encoding:
- the LOC134709783 gene encoding monocarboxylate transporter 12-B-like, whose product MSAFVSLYPLLFFSMAVVLGIGSALSYVTFIVAVDTYFDKKKSIAMPLATSGASLSGTIFAPICQRLLEHYGFHDAMLIYSAIFLNCLVCAALVFPLESKESQRKVSEDSSMGMSFCRKPSFILYMLTNLLYIIANFIPNGLLPETALSKGVTQNDISLTFSANGITQVIGRLMFGFLSHRLPHHIKYLWIIYLFGFGLSLLIVPLSTTFVHFFVYNLINGIFNGGANMGYNLTLRNIVEPKHYGRAISIALVMQGLGALVGNPFAAFLKDVSGSGDIPYYFGCLIFILSGLVLLPISNINQAKSPEIEITVSEKGVYSHKVIDTNFYAVRERDELFNGPII is encoded by the exons ATGTCGGCATTTGTATCATTGTATCCTCtcttgtttttttccatggctGTAGTGTTGG GCATTGGATCAGCGTTATCATATGTTACCTTTATTGTTGCTGTggatacatattttgataagaaGAAATCTATAGCGATGCCACTGGCGACTTCAGGAGCATCATTATCTGGAACGATATTTGCCCCGATATGTCAACGTCTTCTTGAACACTACGGATTTCATGATGCCATGCTCATATATTCGGCGATTTTCCTGAACTGTTTAGTATGTGCGGCTTTGGTTTTTCCACTTGAATCTAAAG AATCTCAAAGAAAGGTCAGTGAAGACAGTTCAATGGGAATGTCATTTTGTAGAAAGCCTTCGTTTATCTTGTACATGTTGACGAACTTATTGTATATCATAGCAAACTTTATACCCAACGGACTCCTTCCTGAGACAGCATTGTCCAAAGGAGTTACACAAAACGATATATCTCTAACATTTTCTGCAAACGGAATTACACAAGTTATTGGACGACTGATGTTTGGATTTCTATCCCACAGATTACCGCATCATATAAAATACTTATGGATTATTTACCTTTTTGGATTTGGATTATCTTTGTTGATTGTGCCTTTATCGACAAcgttcgttcatttttttgtttacaaccTTATAAATGGAATTTTCAATG GTGGTGCTAATATGGGTTATAACCTAACCCTTAGAAACATAGTCGAACCAAAACATTACGGAAGAGCAATCAGTATAGCATTAGTAATGCAGGGATTAGGAGCTCTTGTGGGGAATCCTTTCGCAG CTTTCCTGAAGGACGTTTCTGGAAGTGGAGATATACCATATTATTTTGgatgtttgatttttattttatcggGATTAGTGCTTCTACCAATTTCAAACATCAATCAGGCAAAGTCACCAGAAATAGAAATTACTGTGTCCGAAAAAGGCGTGTATTCTCATAAAGTCATCGATACCAACTTTTACGCAGTTAGAGAAAGAGATGAACTTTTCAATGGTCCTATCATTTGA